TCGGGGTGCGCATCGACTGGGACAAGCGCTACATCACCCTGGCCCCGGTGGCCAGCATCATCGGGCTGGCCTTCAGGCTCCGGGACCCCGACCACCTGCTGGGAGAACGGGAGGACATCGGCATCACCGTGGCCCTCATCCCCCGCCACCTGCCGGGGATCACCATCGGCCGGCGCCACATCACCCTGGGGATCCCGTTCCAGAACGGTCCCATCAGCGGCCGCGGAGTGTTCGTGCCCCTGGAGCAGATCATCGGCGGCCGCACCGGCGCCGGCCACGGCTGGGCCATGCTCATGGAATGCCTGGCCGAGGGCCGCGGCATCTCCCTGCCGGCCCTGGCGGTGGGGGCGGCCAAGACGGCGAGCCGCTACACCGGGGCCTACGCCGCGGTACGCCGCCAGTTCGGCACCCCCATCGGCCATTTCGAGGGGGTGGAGGAGATCCTGGCCCGCATCGGCGGCCTCACCTATCAGATGGACGCCGCGCGCCTGCTGTGCCTCACCGGCCTCGACCTGGGCGAGCAACCGGCCGTGATCTCGGCCATCGTCAAGCTCCACCTCACGGAGGGCTACCGCCGCATCATCAATGACGCCATGGACATCCAGGGCGGCAGCGGCATCTGCCCCGGCCCCGGCAACCTCTTCGGCCGCGCCTACCAGGCCATCCCCATCGCCATCACCGTGGAGGGCGCCAATGTCCTGACCCGCAACATGATCGTCTTCGGCCAGGGCGCCATCCGCTGCCATCCCTGGGTGCTGGAGGAACTGGAAGCGGTCCATGATGCGGACAAGGCAAGGGGCCTCGCACGCTTCGACCGCGCGCTGGCCGGCCATGTGGCCTTCCTGCTCGGCAACCTCGCCCGCACTCTGTTTCTCGGCCTCGGCGACGGGCGCCTGTCGGCGGCACCGCCCCACCCCGCCACGCGGCGCCATTATCAGCACTTGAACCGCATCAGCGCCGCCTTCGCCCTGTGCGCCGACGCCACCATGATGACTCTCGGCGGCACCCTGAAGCGCCGTGAGCGCCTGTCGGCCCGCCTCGGCGACGTGCTGAGCGAGCTGGTGCTGGCCTCGGCGGTGCTCAAGCGCTTCGAGGACGACGGCCGCCCGGCGGCCGATCTGCCCCTGGTGCACTGGTGCTGCGAGCGCGGCCTGTACCGCATGCAGGAGGCCCTGCGGGCCCAGCTTGGCGCCATCCCGTTGCGGCCCCTGGGCTGGCTGCTGCGCCTGCTGGTCTTCCCCACCGGCTGTCACTACGGCCCGCCCGACGACCGCCTGGACCACGAGGTGGCCCGCCTGCTGCTCGCGCCGTCCGCCACCCGCGACCGCCTCACCGCCGGCATCTTCACCACCACCGATCCGAGCCTGCGCCAGGGCCAGTTGGAGCGCGCCTTGCTCCAGACCCGGCGCACGGCGCCACTGGAGAAGACCCTGCGGGACCTCCAGCGCAACGGTGTGGTGACCGCATCCGGCCCCGTGGAGCAGGCCCGCCAGGCCCGTGCCCGGGGCTTCATCACGGCCCGCGAGTGCAGCGAGCTGGAGCGCATGTTCCGGTGGCGCGCCGAGGTCGTCGCCGTGGACCACTTCGAGGACTACGGCCACCGCTGGGCCCTGACGGCCGATGGCCGCGAGCCGGCCGCCACCGCCGCGCCCCACGCCGCCTGAGGCGGCGCCGGACCCGGCCTGCGACGAGGAGGAACCGTCATGAACCGACCCATGCAGACCCCCGCCGGGCGCGATGTCTACGTGGTGGACGGCAGCCGCACGCCATTCCTCAAGAGCCGCGGCACCCCCGGCCCCTTCGCCGCCGCCGACCTGGCCCACCATGCCGGGCGCGCCCTCTTCACCCGCCTCGACCTCGACCCACAGGCGGTGGACGAGGTGATACTGGGCTGTGTCTCGCCCGGCCCCGACGAGGCCAACATCGCCCGCGTGGTGGCCCTGCGCCTGGGCTGCGGCCATGACGTGCCCGCCATGACGGTGCAGCGCAACTGCGCCTCGGGGATGCAGGCCCTGGCCAGCGCCGCCGACCATATCGCCGCCGGCGCCGCCCACCTGGTGCTGGCGGGGGGTACCGAGGCCATGAGCCGCCATCCCCTGCTGGTGGCCGAGGCGATGCAGCACTGGCTCGCCCTGTGGGGACGCGCCCGCGGCGTGGCGGCGCGGGGCCGGCTGCTGGCACGCCTGCGGGCCGGCCATTTCAAACCGGTGATCGCCCTGCTGCGCGGCCTCACGGATCCGGTCTACGGCCTCTCCATGGGCCAGACGGCCGAGCAGTTGGCGGCCGATTTCGACATCGGTCGCGAGGCCATGGACGCCTTCGCCGCCGCCAGCCACCGGCGCCTGGCCGCGGCCATGGACGCCGGCCACCTGACGGAAGTGGAGCCCCTGTTCGATGGCGCCGGCACGTTCTATGACGCCGACACCGGGCTGCGGCGGGACACCACCCCCGAGGGCCTGGCGCGCCTCGCCCCGGTCTTCGACCGCCCCTTCGGCCATGTCACCGCCGGCAACAGCGCCCAGGTGACGGACGGCGCCGCCCTGGCACTGTTGGCCTCCGGGGAGGCGGTGGCACGCCACCGGCTGCCGGTGCTGGGGCGCATCGCCGATATCCAGTGGGCGGCCCTGGACCCGCGGCGCATGGGCCTCGGCCCGGTGCACGCCATGGCCCCCATCATGGAACGCCAGGGTCTCGCCAGCGCCGACGTGGATTACTGGGAGATCAACGAGGCCTTCGCCGCCCAGGTGCTGGCCTGTCTCGCGGCGTGGCGGCACGAGGGCTTCTGCCGCAGCGCCCTGGGGCGGGAGCAGCCTTTCGCGGCCATCGCCGAGACGCGCCTCAACGTCGACGGCGGGGCCATCGGCCTCGGCCACCCGGTGGGGGCGAGCGGCGCGCGCATCGTCCTGCACCTGCTCAAGACCTTGAAACGCACGGGCGCCCGCCGCGGCATGGCGAGCCTGTGCGTAGGTGGCGGCCAGGGCGGCGCCATGCTGGTGGAACGCGTGGAGGATTGACCATGAGCGAGCACTTCCGTCTGACCCACGACGCCGGCCACGTGGCCTGGCTTGCCTTCGATATGGCGGACAGCACCGTCAACGTGCTCTCCGAGGAGTTGCTGCTGGCCTTCGAAGAACAGTTGATAGCGGTGGCCCAGGGGCATCCCGCCGGCCTCGTGCTCACCTCGGCCAAGCCCGGCGGCTTCATCGCCGGGGCCGATATCAAGCGGTTCGAACGGCCACCGGCGGACGACCAAGCGGAGCGGCTCATCCTGCGGGTACACGAGATCCTCCAGCGTCTGGAGGCCCTGGCCTTCCCCACCGTAGCCCTCATCGACGGCCACTGCCTGGGGGGCGGCCTGGAGCTGGCCCTGGCCTGCGATTACCGCATCGCCTCCACCGAGGCCCACACCCGCCTCGGCTTCCCGGAGGTGCGCCTGGGGATCTTCCCGGGCTTCGGCGGCACCGTGCGCGCCACCCGCACCATGGGCCACCTGCGGGCCCTGGAGCAGATGCTGGGTGGCGCCACCGTGGATGCCCGGCGCGCCGCCACGCTGGGCCTGGTGGACCACGCCCTGCCGCCCCGCCAGTTGGCCAACGCCGCCCGCCGCCTCATCGCCATCCGCCCGTCCCGCCACCAGCCGTCACTCCTGCAGCGCCTGGCGGGCCTGGCACCGGCGCGCTGGTTGCTCACCCCCGTACTGCGCCGCGGCCTCGCCCGCCGGGTGCCGGAGCACCACTACCCCGCCCCCTACGCCCTGCTGCACCACTGGCAACACCATGGCGGGCGCAGGCAGGAGATGTACGCCAACGAGGCGCGGG
The Gammaproteobacteria bacterium DNA segment above includes these coding regions:
- a CDS encoding acetyl-CoA C-acetyltransferase, translated to MNRPMQTPAGRDVYVVDGSRTPFLKSRGTPGPFAAADLAHHAGRALFTRLDLDPQAVDEVILGCVSPGPDEANIARVVALRLGCGHDVPAMTVQRNCASGMQALASAADHIAAGAAHLVLAGGTEAMSRHPLLVAEAMQHWLALWGRARGVAARGRLLARLRAGHFKPVIALLRGLTDPVYGLSMGQTAEQLAADFDIGREAMDAFAAASHRRLAAAMDAGHLTEVEPLFDGAGTFYDADTGLRRDTTPEGLARLAPVFDRPFGHVTAGNSAQVTDGAALALLASGEAVARHRLPVLGRIADIQWAALDPRRMGLGPVHAMAPIMERQGLASADVDYWEINEAFAAQVLACLAAWRHEGFCRSALGREQPFAAIAETRLNVDGGAIGLGHPVGASGARIVLHLLKTLKRTGARRGMASLCVGGGQGGAMLVERVED
- a CDS encoding acyl-CoA dehydrogenase encodes the protein MTRPCGSGCGNATAAIPGSKRHYLPRLATGEEIPCFALTGPEAGSDASAIPDTGVVCRGEWQGREVLGVRIDWDKRYITLAPVASIIGLAFRLRDPDHLLGEREDIGITVALIPRHLPGITIGRRHITLGIPFQNGPISGRGVFVPLEQIIGGRTGAGHGWAMLMECLAEGRGISLPALAVGAAKTASRYTGAYAAVRRQFGTPIGHFEGVEEILARIGGLTYQMDAARLLCLTGLDLGEQPAVISAIVKLHLTEGYRRIINDAMDIQGGSGICPGPGNLFGRAYQAIPIAITVEGANVLTRNMIVFGQGAIRCHPWVLEELEAVHDADKARGLARFDRALAGHVAFLLGNLARTLFLGLGDGRLSAAPPHPATRRHYQHLNRISAAFALCADATMMTLGGTLKRRERLSARLGDVLSELVLASAVLKRFEDDGRPAADLPLVHWCCERGLYRMQEALRAQLGAIPLRPLGWLLRLLVFPTGCHYGPPDDRLDHEVARLLLAPSATRDRLTAGIFTTTDPSLRQGQLERALLQTRRTAPLEKTLRDLQRNGVVTASGPVEQARQARARGFITARECSELERMFRWRAEVVAVDHFEDYGHRWALTADGREPAATAAPHAA